The uncultured Desulfatiglans sp. DNA window AATGCGATCTGATCATCACCTTTACGTATGACGGGAACGGCTTGAGCGACGACGCCAGAGCCCATGCCTGGAGCCAGTTAGGCGCACGCACAGTCGGATACGGCAATTTCAATCCGACCGAAGGCGCCGGCGTCTGGATGGCGACGGATTATCATTACACTGCCGGCACATTCGATCCCGACCCTGAAGGAGCCCCCGCCCTGGATCTCGATGACAAGCTGCATCTCCAGAAGGTAGGCGGACAAGGAGAAGGGGCCTACAATCTGCCCGGCGTTCCTGCGGCCCCCGGGAACAACCACCGGTTCTGGTTCGACCGAGACGGTGTGGACCAATGGCAGGCCCAAAGCCCCCTTGCCGTTGACGGCGGAACCTACAACACGGGCGGGACCTATGAGATCCAGATCGTTCTGACAGCCACCAGCGAGACCTCGGGCGAGGCCTTCATGACGATCAACGCTCTCGATCAAGGCTTCGAAACGGACGGCGACTGGAGGACAATTGAGCTGACTCCCGCGGGCATGACGTTTACGGGCGAAATGGCCAAGCTCCAGATCTTCTATGGCCTTTACGGCTATGGGGCGACCCACGGCGTGAGCTTCAACAATGTCACGGTGGAGGGTTGCCTGCGCGATCCCGTATCGATCGATGGTTGTG harbors:
- a CDS encoding exported hypothetical protein (Evidence 5 : Unknown function); the encoded protein is MKIKKVVLIAAVVLLCGALSGLAGAEPATIDYGDVPLSGGFVAGNFDEVWDLTKCDLIITFTYDGNGLSDDARAHAWSQLGARTVGYGNFNPTEGAGVWMATDYHYTAGTFDPDPEGAPALDLDDKLHLQKVGGQGEGAYNLPGVPAAPGNNHRFWFDRDGVDQWQAQSPLAVDGGTYNTGGTYEIQIVLTATSETSGEAFMTINALDQGFETDGDWRTIELTPAGMTFTGEMAKLQIFYGLYGYGATHGVSFNNVTVEGCLRDPVSIDGCETGVTDVVYNGKLLSDLIDECAEGAANHGQFVKCVSSLTNQLKASGIISGKEKGAIVSCAARAAIP